In Helianthus annuus cultivar XRQ/B chromosome 3, HanXRQr2.0-SUNRISE, whole genome shotgun sequence, a single window of DNA contains:
- the LOC110931476 gene encoding uncharacterized protein LOC110931476 — protein MGDNEAPARRVVADYARPNAANARSSITRPTIGVNRWQIPPQIITMVTNTIQFHGLPSEDPNVHLSRFSAICDTFQEQGVTEDACKLRLFPFSLADRAHAWLESLPAGSITTWAGMKEKFLGKYFPPSKTARLRSMIQEFRQKEGDSFYETWERFKELLLKCPHHGFEDWALVERFYHGVTPTTRNMLNTTAGGNLLTAKTPDECMDMFEDIAMSSYEFPESRDSSTTHRGVHKVDEVTRMQAQIDALKQQVSDMKVQKEQLCEICTGRHDTTACPIAPTKTPEQVEFVGNRNQGNFGERYNSNWRNHPNFSWKNNHPPGFQQRQNLFQDAGAGSSSGTNKSPTLEEMLRQNQETMKQHQGTLVQQTQLLTQFMTREEARHQENQSRFLEHETFMKNQSMAFQNLERTVGAMLEKLSQRPPGGLPSSTEGNPNAIAKAVTTRSGRGPGGRRGD, from the coding sequence ATGGGTGACAACGAAGCCCCAGCTAGGAGAGTCGTCGCAGACTACGCCAGGCCGAACGCGGCCAATGCTCGTTCCAGCATTACCCGACCCACTATCGGGGTTAATCGCTGGCAGATTCCACCCCAGATCATCACGATGGTTACGAACACCATCCAATTCCATGGACTACCTTCTGAGGACCCGAATGTCCATCTCTCACGCTTTTCAGCTATCTGCGATACGTTCCAGGAGCAAGGTGTCACCGAGGATGCCTGCAAGCTGCGCCTATTTCCATTCTCGCTCGCTGACCGCGCCCATGCTTGGTTGGAATCCCTTCCTGCGGGATCCATTACTACTTGGGCCggtatgaaagaaaaattcttaggtaagtatttccctccttccaAAACCGCTCGTCTGAGGAGCATGATCCAAGAGTTTCGTCAAAAGGAGGGAGATTCATTCTACGAGACATGGGAGCGTTTCAAGGAGTTATTACtcaagtgtcctcatcacggatTTGAGGATTGGGCTTTGGTTGAGAGGTTCTATCATGGAGTGACGCCCACTACGAGGAATATGCTGAACACTACTGCCGGTGGCAATCTTCTGACCGCCAAGACACCTGATGAGTGCATGGATATGTTCGAGGATATAGCGATGAGTAGCTACGAGTTTCCTGAGTCTAGAGATTCATCCACTACACATAGAGGAGTGCACAAGGTCGATGAGGTCACCAGGATGCAAGCACAGATTGATGCTTTGAAGCAGCAGGTGAGTGATATGAAGGTACAGAAGGAGCAGCTATGCGAGATATGCACTGGTAGGCATGACACGACCGCGTGTCCTATTGCCCCTACTAAGACACCAGAGCAGGTAGAGTTTGTGGGAAATCGAAATCAGGGAAATTTTGGGGAGCGTTACAATTCGAATTGGAGGAACCACCCGAATTTCAGTTGGAAGAACAACCACCCACCGGGGTTTCAGCAGCGTCAGAACTTGTTTCAGGACGCAGGAGCAGGATCGAGTTCGGGTACGAATAAAAGCCCCACGTTGGAGGAGATGCTGAGGCAGAACCAGGAGACAATGAAGCAGCATCAAGGGACCCTGGTTCAGCAGACGCAGTTACTGACTCAGTTCATGACCAGAGAGGAGGCACGACATCAGGAGAACCAGTCGCGATTCTTGGAGCATGAGACTTTCATGAAGAATCAGAGCATGGCTTTCCAGAATCTTGAGAGGACTGTAGGTGCGATGTTAGAGAAGTTGAGTCAGAGACCCCCTGGTGGTCTCCCTAGTAGCACTGAGGGTAATCCAAATGCCATTGCAAAGGCTGTTACTACGAGGAGTGGTCGAGGACCCGGAGGTCGACGAGGTGATTGA